One window from the genome of Candidatus Chlorohelix allophototropha encodes:
- a CDS encoding ParB/RepB/Spo0J family partition protein, with amino-acid sequence MDVTLSENRLKDIAQLQIDFELPNPPTYDKAILSIGSIALPKEDEIDAGHVKAILASFKLLGQLDPIIVNDRGTEFDLIDGRHRVAAAIAAGWETIDALVVVLDGKQSDLVLLTRNLVRQNNWFMEVAAMSRLLKQYEKHELAAALSKMPNELNGVTKLALLPEPLVEQISNGKVSKSAASKLPRLKPAALKRLAELAAGGTEITAELVADALQRGIQAGVQAVVRELDVPDLEALEPAQEVVEEIDLSCLDHLKEASKHKPNYPIIAKLIEALKVQFS; translated from the coding sequence ATGGACGTAACGTTGAGTGAGAACAGACTCAAAGATATAGCGCAATTGCAGATAGATTTTGAACTGCCTAACCCGCCCACCTATGACAAAGCAATACTATCAATCGGTAGCATTGCTTTACCGAAAGAGGATGAAATAGACGCTGGACACGTAAAAGCTATCCTAGCCAGCTTCAAACTGCTTGGACAACTTGACCCGATAATCGTCAACGATAGAGGTACAGAGTTCGATTTGATTGATGGAAGACACCGAGTAGCAGCAGCCATAGCTGCCGGGTGGGAGACCATTGACGCATTGGTAGTGGTTCTGGATGGGAAGCAAAGCGACCTTGTACTGCTGACCCGGAATTTGGTGCGCCAAAACAATTGGTTTATGGAAGTAGCGGCAATGAGCAGGTTGTTGAAGCAGTACGAGAAGCACGAACTAGCAGCCGCACTCTCCAAAATGCCGAACGAACTAAATGGTGTAACCAAACTAGCACTGCTACCTGAACCGTTGGTAGAGCAGATTAGCAACGGGAAGGTAAGCAAGAGCGCAGCCAGCAAATTACCCAGACTCAAACCAGCCGCCTTAAAACGCCTTGCCGAGCTTGCAGCGGGTGGCACTGAAATAACTGCTGAATTGGTAGCCGATGCTTTACAGCGTGGTATCCAAGCGGGTGTCCAAGCGGTAGTCCGAGAATTAGACGTACCTGACTTGGAAGCCTTAGAACCAGCGCAAGAAGTGGTCGAGGAAATTGACCTATCCTGCCTTGACCACTTGAAAGAGGCTTCCAAGCACAAGCCGAACTACCCGATTATAGCCAAGCTGATTGAAGCCTTAAAAGTGCAATTTAGCTGA
- a CDS encoding helix-turn-helix domain-containing protein, with translation MGQTRRWLAEQTRLSHTTIRRYCTWQVRIRPNNRQTRRICDALGVTLNYLVGIGTN, from the coding sequence ATGGGTCAAACCAGACGTTGGTTAGCTGAACAGACAAGGTTATCTCACACGACAATTAGACGCTATTGCACTTGGCAAGTAAGGATACGCCCTAACAATCGGCAGACCCGGAGAATTTGCGATGCGTTAGGGGTCACACTTAATTACCTTGTGGGAATAGGAACGAATTAA
- a CDS encoding helix-turn-helix domain-containing protein — MTKEAGFFIVDNEVLDNYGSRIGAYGIAVYNALCRFANSDGECFPSYQAIMERTGMGRSSVINSLAKLEEVGLIEAQDRPGHSKVYTVLPLLKRAIAKKHPSTTQTPTRLSHKPDPSATQTLIRPNEKTQLTRQLDHLPQPDPVWSAIENCIGFLPSVIVPDIEEALGKYPREWILEATKEAASNNKRKWAYISAILKSWAEHGFKVKWWEANKPVVEQPVAPADYPKELGTFRPGKDDNPDFLQAQIEGLKEAGALPDQLERVQAKLKWAKEKAYAIRS, encoded by the coding sequence ATGACAAAGGAAGCAGGATTTTTTATCGTTGACAATGAAGTGCTGGACAACTACGGGAGCAGAATAGGGGCATATGGAATAGCGGTCTATAATGCCCTTTGCAGGTTTGCCAATAGTGACGGAGAATGCTTTCCAAGCTATCAAGCGATAATGGAACGAACCGGGATGGGTAGGAGCAGCGTAATCAATAGCCTTGCAAAGCTCGAAGAAGTAGGTTTGATAGAAGCGCAAGATAGACCCGGACATAGCAAAGTTTACACCGTGTTACCACTACTCAAAAGAGCGATTGCAAAGAAGCACCCGTCCACCACACAAACGCCCACCCGTTTGTCACACAAACCAGACCCGTCTGCCACGCAAACCCTAATAAGACCTAATGAAAAAACACAATTAACCAGACAGTTAGACCACCTGCCGCAACCCGACCCGGTTTGGTCTGCAATTGAAAACTGTATCGGATTTTTACCTTCTGTAATAGTTCCAGATATTGAAGAAGCGTTGGGTAAATATCCGCGCGAATGGATACTGGAAGCCACCAAAGAAGCAGCCAGTAATAACAAGCGCAAGTGGGCGTATATCTCGGCTATACTTAAGAGTTGGGCGGAACACGGTTTCAAGGTAAAGTGGTGGGAAGCCAACAAGCCCGTAGTGGAGCAGCCCGTAGCACCTGCTGACTATCCCAAAGAGCTAGGAACGTTTAGACCCGGTAAAGATGACAACCCGGATTTCTTGCAAGCGCAAATTGAGGGCTTGAAAGAAGCGGGAGCTTTACCCGACCAGCTTGAAAGAGTGCAAGCAAAGTTGAAGTGGGCTAAGGAGAAAGCATATGCCATACGTAGCTGA
- a CDS encoding helix-turn-helix domain-containing protein — translation MNSDNQKDVSPKDAIRLWVQKKMLEQNLGVNQLAEYSEISSGAISNLLNGKRLPAPKTLTKLAQYFKHDPDHLLALAGYRSSVRPEDSRNNILNPDLRTLVTAETLNNIAPQYQRAVVAVIQTGLKDKPVTNGKKVG, via the coding sequence ATGAATAGCGACAATCAAAAGGACGTGAGTCCTAAAGACGCTATCAGGTTGTGGGTTCAGAAGAAAATGCTTGAGCAGAATTTGGGCGTAAACCAACTCGCCGAGTATAGTGAAATCAGTAGTGGCGCAATCTCAAATTTGCTCAATGGTAAGCGACTACCAGCCCCTAAAACTCTAACTAAGTTGGCACAGTATTTCAAACACGACCCCGACCATCTGCTTGCCCTAGCAGGTTATAGGAGCAGTGTGAGACCAGAAGATTCTAGAAACAATATCCTTAATCCAGACCTAAGAACACTGGTAACAGCCGAGACCTTGAACAACATTGCCCCGCAATATCAGAGGGCAGTTGTGGCTGTAATCCAGACTGGTTTGAAAGATAAGCCAGTGACTAACGGTAAAAAAGTAGGCTAA
- a CDS encoding DnaB-like helicase N-terminal domain-containing protein, with amino-acid sequence MPYVADFNEAQKKRKDEPAINAPLLHSQEAEAAVIGSLLIDREGIVKVATKLDHADFFFNQHATLYQTIYELYFENQPADLITIRDRLRATNKLGTGEGQVPASMILELMKATTTPVHVEYYADIVRNYSALRRLIRIGSKISAAELPKNTKVGEVIADALEEVGELAGWWQSGLDGEYFTSQEKRIENAHKLAATTTREVDHRPVRFGLRSLDGSIGTFEERQGIYNPPRARLKRGNTALLLAYTSTGKTSFVEHVAEANAEAGLNVVFFHNELLQEELEERQYARLKGLSGYKVSENLLDEMERMDVVELANDVAEWEGRLDYVFCPGWTGLQIQQEILRRHKWLLTKTGYGVDLVIVDYIDLLADPEKMFGATKSEKVARNLSDLKDAALKTKSAMLMTSQINKRQSDPDSPPEPALGSGRNSAATEFLANLVMALTREDEESTLKCLKNTNGKQHWTQKLFYLEGRFDFADYKDGR; translated from the coding sequence ATGCCATACGTAGCTGATTTTAACGAAGCGCAAAAGAAGCGCAAAGACGAACCGGCTATCAATGCCCCCTTGCTACATAGCCAAGAAGCGGAAGCAGCCGTAATCGGGTCACTGCTGATAGACCGGGAAGGGATTGTAAAGGTAGCCACCAAACTAGACCACGCTGACTTCTTCTTTAACCAACACGCCACCCTCTATCAGACCATTTACGAACTCTACTTTGAAAACCAACCTGCCGACCTAATAACCATCCGAGACCGATTACGCGCCACGAACAAACTAGGCACAGGTGAGGGTCAAGTACCTGCCAGTATGATTTTAGAGTTGATGAAAGCTACCACGACCCCTGTCCACGTTGAATACTACGCCGACATAGTTAGGAACTATAGCGCGTTGAGAAGGTTAATCAGGATAGGTTCTAAAATCAGTGCAGCCGAGCTACCAAAGAACACGAAGGTAGGCGAGGTGATTGCAGACGCACTTGAGGAAGTGGGAGAGCTTGCCGGGTGGTGGCAATCAGGTTTGGATGGAGAATATTTTACCAGTCAGGAAAAGCGGATTGAAAACGCCCATAAGCTTGCAGCCACTACTACCAGAGAGGTTGACCATCGCCCGGTTAGGTTTGGATTGCGGTCACTGGACGGGAGCATTGGAACATTTGAGGAGCGGCAAGGGATATACAACCCGCCCAGAGCGAGATTGAAACGGGGCAACACTGCTTTACTGCTTGCCTACACTTCGACAGGTAAGACCAGCTTTGTTGAACACGTAGCGGAAGCCAACGCAGAAGCAGGTTTGAATGTGGTGTTCTTCCACAATGAGCTATTGCAAGAGGAGCTTGAGGAGCGGCAATACGCGCGACTAAAGGGCTTATCCGGGTATAAGGTAAGCGAAAATCTGCTTGACGAAATGGAACGAATGGATGTAGTAGAACTGGCAAATGATGTCGCTGAATGGGAAGGTAGGTTGGATTACGTATTTTGTCCGGGATGGACGGGATTACAAATACAGCAAGAAATATTACGCCGACACAAGTGGTTATTGACCAAGACTGGCTATGGGGTTGATTTGGTGATTGTGGATTATATTGACCTATTAGCCGACCCGGAGAAGATGTTTGGTGCTACTAAAAGTGAGAAGGTAGCGAGAAACCTATCGGATTTGAAAGATGCGGCACTAAAGACCAAATCTGCAATGCTGATGACCAGCCAGATAAACAAACGACAAAGCGACCCGGATAGCCCACCAGAACCAGCGTTGGGTAGTGGTCGCAACAGTGCTGCCACCGAGTTCCTTGCTAACCTTGTGATGGCACTAACCAGAGAGGATGAGGAGTCCACCTTGAAATGCTTGAAGAATACCAATGGGAAGCAACACTGGACACAAAAACTATTCTACCTAGAAGGTCGGTTCGACTTTGCGGATTATAAGGATGGCAGATGA